A window from Temnothorax longispinosus isolate EJ_2023e chromosome 1, Tlon_JGU_v1, whole genome shotgun sequence encodes these proteins:
- the LOC139810072 gene encoding uncharacterized protein isoform X1 has product MICLKTQHFNVNRILLLAVGLWPYQRSLVVELQLILFLGILITFIIFQFTTFLTSKCTPEHILEVISSTFFITCFVILYNSFWINANTIRSTLDRLQDVCNELRDENEIAILKKYGSKAKRYTTAIILLVTYGAGTLTAMCIWRYIQYIGQPKNESRLNPSVYIATEYFIDQEKYFYLILLLHLLATIYIGAASMMATGTIFIAYLQHICGMFGIASYRIEQAINILQKDILKSENMVYKKITYAVDIHRKAMEFTDFLISNFERSFFFLIVIGVTCASINLFQLASYSDGIEKLVVPIIKLIFLYNFLFLANYVAQEATNHNECVFATVYNVQWYTAPLHIQKIMLFLLQRGTKPFHINLGGIFVASLESAATLFSATISYFTVLYSTREN; this is encoded by the exons ATGATTTGTCTCAAAACTCAACATTTTAACGTCAATCGAATCCTGTTGCTTGCCGTTGGTTTGTGGCCTTATCAACGATCGCTTGTCGTTGAACttcagttaattttatttcttggcATTCTGATAACTTTCATTATATTCCAa TTTACCACATTCTTGACGTCAAAATGTACTCCAGAACATATTCTCGAGGTTATTTCTTCTACATTCTTCATTACATGCTTTGTGATTCTATACAATTCGTTTTGGATTAACGCCAATACT ATAAGGAGTACGCTGGATCGGCTTCAAGATGTATGTAACGAGCTAAGAGATGAGAATGAAATCgctattctaaaaaaatacggGAGCAAGGCGAAACGTTACACAACTGCAATTATAC TGCTTGTTACATATGGCGCAGGTACATTAACTGCTATGTGTATTTGGAGGTACATTCAATACATTGGTCAGCCTAAAAACGAGTCTCGACTAAATCCTTCAGTGTATATTGCGACAGAGTACTTTATtgatcaagaaaaatatttctacttaATCCTATTATTGCATCTATTAGCAACTATTTACATAGGGGCTGCCTCAATGATGGCGACAGGAACTATATTCATTGCATATCTTCAACATATCTGCGGAATGTTTGGTATCGCCAG ttaccGAATCGAACAGgcaatcaatattttacaaaaagatatCTTAAAGAGTGAAAACATGGTTTATAAGAAGATTACTTATGCCGTAGATATTCATCGCAAGGCTATGGA GTTCACGgactttttaatatcaaattttgagaGATCATTCTTCTTCTTGATAGTAATCGGCGTGACTTGTGCTAGCATTAATCTTTTTCAg CTTGCGTCATATAGTGATGGAATTGAAAAACTTGTTGTACCTATTATAAAGCTAATCTTCCTGTACAACTTCTTGTTCTTAGCCAACTATGTAGCGCAAGAAGCTACGAATCACAACGAATGTGTATTTGCCACAGt ATACAACGTTCAATGGTACACGGCTCCGTTacatatacagaaaataatgttGTTTCTACTGCAAAGAGGCACTAAACCTTTTCATATAAATCTCGGTGGAATATTTGTGGCGTCCTTAGAAAGTGCGGCTACG ttgTTTAGTGCTACGATATCCTATTTTACTGTTCTTTATTCTACAAGGGAGAACTAa
- the LOC139810085 gene encoding uncharacterized protein isoform X3 — MICLETRHFNVNRILLLAVGLWPYQRSRVVELQSILFLGILIIFIMFQFTTFLTSKCTPKQILEIISTTFYFTCFVIKYNSFWINVETIKSSLDRLQGACNELRDEKEIAILKKYGNKAKRYTTAIILIGTYGIGIFTAMHIWTNIQYIGLSKNESRLNPSMYVATEYFIDKKKYFYLITLHELATIYIGAVSMMATGTMLIAYLQHICGMFGIASYRIEQAINILQKDILKSEDMVYKEITYAVDIHRKAMELIQRSVVHSSVTYTENNIVSTAKRHETFLYKSRWNICGVFRKCGYADEYFNILFYCSLFYEGELRV; from the exons ATGATTTGTCTCGAAACTCGACATTTTAACGTCAATCGAATCCTGCTGCTTGCCGTTGGTTTGTGGCCTTACCAACGATCGCGAGTCGTTGAACTTCAGTCAATTTTATTCCTTGGGATTctgataattttcattatgttCCAA TTTACCACATTCTTGACGTCAAAATGTACTCCAAAACAAATTCTCGAGATTATTTCTACTACATTCTACTTTACATGCTTTGTGATCAAATACAATTCGTTTTGGATTAATGTCGAAACT ATAAAGAGTTCGCTGGATCGGCTTCAAGGTGCATGTAACGAGCTAAGAGATGAGAAAGAAATCgctattctaaaaaaatacggAAACAAGGCGAAACGTTACACAACTGCAATTATAC TGATTGGTACATATGGCATAGGTATATTTACTGCTATGCATATTTGGACGAACATTCAATACATTGGTCTGTCTAAAAACGAGTCTCGACTAAATCCTTCAATGTATGTTGCGACAGAGtactttattgataaaaaaaaatatttctacttaATTACGTTGCATGAATTAGCAACCATTTACATAGGGGCTGTCTCAATGATGGCGACAGGAACTATGCTCATTGCATATCTTCAACATATCTGCGGAATGTTTGGTATCGCCAG ttatcGAATCGAACAAgcaatcaatattttacaaaaagacaTCCTAAAGAGTGAGGACATGGTTTATAAGGAGATTACTTATGCCGTAGATATTCATCGCAAGGCTATGGAGttg ataCAACGTTCAGTGGTACACAGCTCCGTTacatatacagaaaataatattgtttctaCTGCAAAGAGGCACGAaacctttttatataaatctcgGTGGAATATTTGTGGCGTCTTTAGAAAGTGCGGCTATG ctGATGAGTACTTCAATATCCTATTTTACTGTTCTCTATTCTACGAGGGAGAACTAagagtataa
- the LOC139810085 gene encoding uncharacterized protein isoform X2, whose translation MICLETRHFNVNRILLLAVGLWPYQRSRVVELQSILFLGILIIFIMFQFTTFLTSKCTPKQILEIISTTFYFTCFVIKYNSFWINVETIKSSLDRLQGACNELRDEKEIAILKKYGNKAKRYTTAIILIGTYGIGIFTAMHIWTNIQYIGLSKNESRLNPSMYVATEYFIDKKKYFYLITLHELATIYIGAVSMMATGTMLIAYLQHICGMFGIASYRIEQAINILQKDILKSEDMVYKEITYAVDIHRKAMELLASYNDEIEKLLIPFTIINILYVYLFLANHTAQEITDHNEYVFATVYNVQWYTAPLHIQKIILFLLQRGTKPFYINLGGIFVASLESAAMLMSTSISYFTVLYSTREN comes from the exons ATGATTTGTCTCGAAACTCGACATTTTAACGTCAATCGAATCCTGCTGCTTGCCGTTGGTTTGTGGCCTTACCAACGATCGCGAGTCGTTGAACTTCAGTCAATTTTATTCCTTGGGATTctgataattttcattatgttCCAA TTTACCACATTCTTGACGTCAAAATGTACTCCAAAACAAATTCTCGAGATTATTTCTACTACATTCTACTTTACATGCTTTGTGATCAAATACAATTCGTTTTGGATTAATGTCGAAACT ATAAAGAGTTCGCTGGATCGGCTTCAAGGTGCATGTAACGAGCTAAGAGATGAGAAAGAAATCgctattctaaaaaaatacggAAACAAGGCGAAACGTTACACAACTGCAATTATAC TGATTGGTACATATGGCATAGGTATATTTACTGCTATGCATATTTGGACGAACATTCAATACATTGGTCTGTCTAAAAACGAGTCTCGACTAAATCCTTCAATGTATGTTGCGACAGAGtactttattgataaaaaaaaatatttctacttaATTACGTTGCATGAATTAGCAACCATTTACATAGGGGCTGTCTCAATGATGGCGACAGGAACTATGCTCATTGCATATCTTCAACATATCTGCGGAATGTTTGGTATCGCCAG ttatcGAATCGAACAAgcaatcaatattttacaaaaagacaTCCTAAAGAGTGAGGACATGGTTTATAAGGAGATTACTTATGCCGTAGATATTCATCGCAAGGCTATGGAGttg CTTGCGTCATATAAtgatgaaattgaaaaacttCTTATaccttttacaataataaacatCCTCTACGTGTACTTGTTCTTAGCCAACCATACTGCGCAAGAAATTACGGATCACAACGAATATGTATTTGCCACAGt ataCAACGTTCAGTGGTACACAGCTCCGTTacatatacagaaaataatattgtttctaCTGCAAAGAGGCACGAaacctttttatataaatctcgGTGGAATATTTGTGGCGTCTTTAGAAAGTGCGGCTATG ctGATGAGTACTTCAATATCCTATTTTACTGTTCTCTATTCTACGAGGGAGAACTAa
- the LOC139810085 gene encoding uncharacterized protein isoform X1 has product MICLETRHFNVNRILLLAVGLWPYQRSRVVELQSILFLGILIIFIMFQFTTFLTSKCTPKQILEIISTTFYFTCFVIKYNSFWINVETIKSSLDRLQGACNELRDEKEIAILKKYGNKAKRYTTAIILIGTYGIGIFTAMHIWTNIQYIGLSKNESRLNPSMYVATEYFIDKKKYFYLITLHELATIYIGAVSMMATGTMLIAYLQHICGMFGIASYRIEQAINILQKDILKSEDMVYKEITYAVDIHRKAMEFTDFLISNCEGSFFFLIAIGVTCLSLNLFRLASYNDEIEKLLIPFTIINILYVYLFLANHTAQEITDHNEYVFATVYNVQWYTAPLHIQKIILFLLQRGTKPFYINLGGIFVASLESAAMLMSTSISYFTVLYSTREN; this is encoded by the exons ATGATTTGTCTCGAAACTCGACATTTTAACGTCAATCGAATCCTGCTGCTTGCCGTTGGTTTGTGGCCTTACCAACGATCGCGAGTCGTTGAACTTCAGTCAATTTTATTCCTTGGGATTctgataattttcattatgttCCAA TTTACCACATTCTTGACGTCAAAATGTACTCCAAAACAAATTCTCGAGATTATTTCTACTACATTCTACTTTACATGCTTTGTGATCAAATACAATTCGTTTTGGATTAATGTCGAAACT ATAAAGAGTTCGCTGGATCGGCTTCAAGGTGCATGTAACGAGCTAAGAGATGAGAAAGAAATCgctattctaaaaaaatacggAAACAAGGCGAAACGTTACACAACTGCAATTATAC TGATTGGTACATATGGCATAGGTATATTTACTGCTATGCATATTTGGACGAACATTCAATACATTGGTCTGTCTAAAAACGAGTCTCGACTAAATCCTTCAATGTATGTTGCGACAGAGtactttattgataaaaaaaaatatttctacttaATTACGTTGCATGAATTAGCAACCATTTACATAGGGGCTGTCTCAATGATGGCGACAGGAACTATGCTCATTGCATATCTTCAACATATCTGCGGAATGTTTGGTATCGCCAG ttatcGAATCGAACAAgcaatcaatattttacaaaaagacaTCCTAAAGAGTGAGGACATGGTTTATAAGGAGATTACTTATGCCGTAGATATTCATCGCAAGGCTATGGA GTTCacggattttttaatatcaaattgtgAGGGATCATTCTTCTTCTTGATTGCAATCGGCGTGACTTGTCTTAGCCTTAATCTTTTTCgg CTTGCGTCATATAAtgatgaaattgaaaaacttCTTATaccttttacaataataaacatCCTCTACGTGTACTTGTTCTTAGCCAACCATACTGCGCAAGAAATTACGGATCACAACGAATATGTATTTGCCACAGt ataCAACGTTCAGTGGTACACAGCTCCGTTacatatacagaaaataatattgtttctaCTGCAAAGAGGCACGAaacctttttatataaatctcgGTGGAATATTTGTGGCGTCTTTAGAAAGTGCGGCTATG ctGATGAGTACTTCAATATCCTATTTTACTGTTCTCTATTCTACGAGGGAGAACTAa
- the LOC139810072 gene encoding uncharacterized protein isoform X2: protein MICLKTQHFNVNRILLLAVGLWPYQRSLVVELQLILFLGILITFIIFQFTTFLTSKCTPEHILEVISSTFFITCFVILYNSFWINANTIRSTLDRLQDVCNELRDENEIAILKKYGSKAKRYTTAIIRTLTAMCIWRYIQYIGQPKNESRLNPSVYIATEYFIDQEKYFYLILLLHLLATIYIGAASMMATGTIFIAYLQHICGMFGIASYRIEQAINILQKDILKSENMVYKKITYAVDIHRKAMEFTDFLISNFERSFFFLIVIGVTCASINLFQLASYSDGIEKLVVPIIKLIFLYNFLFLANYVAQEATNHNECVFATVYNVQWYTAPLHIQKIMLFLLQRGTKPFHINLGGIFVASLESAATLFSATISYFTVLYSTREN, encoded by the exons ATGATTTGTCTCAAAACTCAACATTTTAACGTCAATCGAATCCTGTTGCTTGCCGTTGGTTTGTGGCCTTATCAACGATCGCTTGTCGTTGAACttcagttaattttatttcttggcATTCTGATAACTTTCATTATATTCCAa TTTACCACATTCTTGACGTCAAAATGTACTCCAGAACATATTCTCGAGGTTATTTCTTCTACATTCTTCATTACATGCTTTGTGATTCTATACAATTCGTTTTGGATTAACGCCAATACT ATAAGGAGTACGCTGGATCGGCTTCAAGATGTATGTAACGAGCTAAGAGATGAGAATGAAATCgctattctaaaaaaatacggGAGCAAGGCGAAACGTTACACAACTGCAATTATAC GTACATTAACTGCTATGTGTATTTGGAGGTACATTCAATACATTGGTCAGCCTAAAAACGAGTCTCGACTAAATCCTTCAGTGTATATTGCGACAGAGTACTTTATtgatcaagaaaaatatttctacttaATCCTATTATTGCATCTATTAGCAACTATTTACATAGGGGCTGCCTCAATGATGGCGACAGGAACTATATTCATTGCATATCTTCAACATATCTGCGGAATGTTTGGTATCGCCAG ttaccGAATCGAACAGgcaatcaatattttacaaaaagatatCTTAAAGAGTGAAAACATGGTTTATAAGAAGATTACTTATGCCGTAGATATTCATCGCAAGGCTATGGA GTTCACGgactttttaatatcaaattttgagaGATCATTCTTCTTCTTGATAGTAATCGGCGTGACTTGTGCTAGCATTAATCTTTTTCAg CTTGCGTCATATAGTGATGGAATTGAAAAACTTGTTGTACCTATTATAAAGCTAATCTTCCTGTACAACTTCTTGTTCTTAGCCAACTATGTAGCGCAAGAAGCTACGAATCACAACGAATGTGTATTTGCCACAGt ATACAACGTTCAATGGTACACGGCTCCGTTacatatacagaaaataatgttGTTTCTACTGCAAAGAGGCACTAAACCTTTTCATATAAATCTCGGTGGAATATTTGTGGCGTCCTTAGAAAGTGCGGCTACG ttgTTTAGTGCTACGATATCCTATTTTACTGTTCTTTATTCTACAAGGGAGAACTAa